The following coding sequences are from one Nicotiana tomentosiformis chromosome 3, ASM39032v3, whole genome shotgun sequence window:
- the LOC104108094 gene encoding vacuolar protein sorting-associated protein 29, producing MVLVLALGDLHIPHRAADLPAKFKSMLVPGKIQHIICTGNLCIKEVHDYLKTLCPDLHIARGEYDEETRYPETKTLTIGQFKLGLCHGHQVIPWGDLDSLAMLQRQLDVDILVTGHTHQFTAYKHEAGVVINPGSATGAYSSITYDVNPSFVLMDIDALRVVVYVYELIDGEVKVDKIDFKKTTTQNAN from the exons ATGGTGCTGGTATTAGCATTGGGCGATCTTCACATCCCGCATAGGGCTGCTGATCTTCCCGCTAAGTTTAAGTCTATGCTTGTTCCTGGAAAGATCCAACATATCATCTGTACTGGTAACCTCTGCATTAAA GAGGTTCATGATTACTTAAAGACTCTTTGTCCTGACTTGCATATTGCTAGAGGCGAGTATGATGAGGAGACACGTTACCCCGAGACCAAGACGCTAACAATTGGTCAATTTAAGCTTGGACTATGCCATGGCCACCAG GTTATTCCATGGGGTGACTTGGACTCATTAGCCATGCTTCAAAGGCAATTGGATGTTGACATACTTGTGACTGGCCACACCCATCAGTTCACAGCATACAAACATGAAGCAGGGGTTGTTATAAATCCGGGATCTGCTACTGGTGCCTACAGTAGCATCACATATGATGTCAACCCTAGCTTTGTTTTAATGGACATTGATGCCCTGCGTGTTGTGGTCTATGTTTATGAACTCATCGATGGAGAAGTCAAAGTTGACAAGATTGATTTCAAGAAGACAACAACACAGAATGCTAACTGA